One stretch of Saccharopolyspora erythraea DNA includes these proteins:
- the cobU gene encoding bifunctional adenosylcobinamide kinase/adenosylcobinamide-phosphate guanylyltransferase has product MAHRTLVLGGARSGKSAHAEGLLAETDPVTYVATSRRDPSDREWTERVAAHVARRPDTWRTVEAGDPGELRRVLTESPEGSSLLVDDLATWLTGVLDDAGAWDRDPDALLRASAHTAALVGAVEGCRGRLVLVSAEVGLGIVPATRSGRLFRDELGALNARLAEACDEVVLLVAGLPLHLR; this is encoded by the coding sequence TTGGCACACCGGACGCTGGTGCTGGGCGGCGCCCGGTCGGGCAAGTCGGCGCACGCCGAGGGCCTGCTCGCCGAGACCGATCCCGTCACCTACGTCGCGACCTCGCGCCGCGATCCCTCCGACCGGGAGTGGACCGAGCGGGTCGCCGCGCACGTCGCCCGGCGCCCGGACACCTGGCGCACGGTCGAGGCCGGTGATCCCGGCGAGCTGCGACGCGTGCTCACCGAGTCCCCGGAAGGCTCGTCGCTGCTGGTAGACGACCTCGCCACGTGGCTGACCGGCGTGCTCGACGACGCCGGTGCGTGGGACCGCGACCCGGACGCGCTGCTCCGGGCGTCCGCGCACACCGCTGCCCTGGTCGGCGCCGTCGAGGGCTGCCGGGGGCGGCTGGTGCTGGTCTCGGCCGAGGTCGGGTTGGGCATCGTGCCCGCCACCAGGTCTGGAAGACTTTTCCGAGACGAGCTCGGCGCGCTCAACGCCCGGCTGGCCGAGGCGTGCGACGAGGTCGTCCTGCTCGTGGCCGGACTCCCGCTGCACCTGCGCTGA
- a CDS encoding DUF3043 domain-containing protein — MRFLRRNSAEQTATTESEEAPAQVTEEHGARTPGKGRPTPKRREAEGKRRGPVPPPPKTQREAMKRARGSKDERRKAAAERRKRMMEGDDRYLMPRDRGPVRAYVRDIVDTRRHLMGLFMPLVLVVFATTLVQNLVVQQYATLACLVLLLTMAFEGTVLGRQVNRRVRAKYPDAKDRPFSLGWYAFTRAMQIRKLRMPRPRYTPKDAAKLD, encoded by the coding sequence GTGAGGTTCCTTCGCCGCAACAGCGCTGAGCAGACCGCCACCACCGAGTCCGAGGAGGCGCCTGCCCAGGTCACGGAGGAGCACGGCGCCCGCACTCCCGGCAAGGGACGGCCGACGCCGAAGCGCCGCGAGGCCGAGGGCAAGCGGCGCGGCCCGGTCCCGCCGCCGCCGAAGACGCAGCGCGAGGCGATGAAGCGCGCCCGCGGCAGCAAGGACGAGCGCCGCAAGGCCGCCGCCGAGCGCCGCAAGCGGATGATGGAGGGCGACGACCGCTACCTCATGCCGCGCGACCGCGGCCCGGTCCGCGCCTACGTCCGCGACATCGTCGACACCCGCAGGCACCTCATGGGGCTGTTCATGCCGCTGGTGCTCGTGGTGTTCGCCACGACGCTGGTGCAGAACCTGGTCGTCCAGCAGTACGCGACGCTGGCGTGCCTGGTGCTGCTGCTGACCATGGCCTTCGAGGGCACCGTGCTCGGCAGGCAGGTCAACCGGCGGGTGCGGGCGAAGTACCCCGACGCCAAGGACCGCCCGTTCTCGCTCGGCTGGTACGCCTTCACCCGCGCGATGCAGATCCGCAAGCTGCGGATGCCGCGCCCGCGCTACACGCCGAAGGACGCGGCCAAGCTCGACTGA
- a CDS encoding branched-chain amino acid aminotransferase gives MTEALSFTRNTNLNPASDHRRAEVLANPGFGQYFTDHMVTIRWSAEQGWHDARLEPYHSLELDPATTVLHYAQAIFEGLKAYEQPDGSVAAFRPDANARRFQRSAQRIAMPELPEELFLDSLRELVAADRGWVPTEHESSLYLRPFMISTEASLGVNRPANSYLYSVIASPAGSYFAGGIKPVTVWLGHEYVRAAPGGTGAAKFAGNYAASFVAQAQAVAKGCDQVVWLDAVERRAVEEMGGMNLFFVFGSGSDARLVTPALTGSLLPGVTRSSLLRLGEELGMQVEERRITTDEWEKKAASGELTEVFACGTAAVITPVGHVKSEDAEFTIADGRPGTVTMALREKLTGIQHGTVEDTHGWMTKLV, from the coding sequence ATGACTGAAGCGCTGTCGTTCACCCGCAACACCAACCTGAATCCGGCCTCAGACCATCGCCGGGCGGAGGTGTTGGCGAATCCGGGTTTCGGGCAGTACTTCACCGATCACATGGTGACCATCCGGTGGAGCGCCGAGCAGGGCTGGCACGACGCCCGGCTCGAGCCGTACCACTCGCTGGAGCTCGACCCCGCCACCACCGTCCTGCACTACGCGCAGGCGATCTTCGAGGGACTCAAGGCCTACGAGCAGCCCGACGGCTCGGTCGCGGCCTTCCGGCCGGACGCCAACGCGCGGCGGTTCCAGCGCTCGGCGCAGCGCATCGCCATGCCGGAGCTGCCGGAGGAGCTGTTCCTGGACTCGCTGCGCGAGCTGGTCGCAGCGGACCGCGGCTGGGTGCCCACCGAGCACGAGAGCTCGCTGTACCTGCGGCCGTTCATGATCTCCACCGAGGCCAGCCTGGGAGTCAACCGGCCGGCCAACTCCTACCTGTACTCGGTGATCGCCTCGCCCGCCGGTTCCTACTTCGCGGGCGGGATCAAGCCGGTCACGGTGTGGCTGGGCCACGAGTACGTGCGGGCGGCTCCCGGCGGCACCGGCGCGGCGAAGTTCGCGGGCAACTACGCGGCATCCTTCGTCGCCCAGGCACAGGCCGTCGCCAAGGGCTGCGACCAGGTGGTCTGGCTGGACGCGGTGGAGCGCAGGGCCGTCGAGGAGATGGGCGGCATGAACCTGTTCTTCGTGTTCGGCTCGGGCTCCGACGCCAGGCTGGTGACCCCGGCGCTGACCGGCAGCCTGCTGCCGGGCGTGACCCGCTCGTCGCTGCTGCGGCTCGGCGAGGAGCTCGGGATGCAGGTCGAGGAGCGGCGCATCACCACCGACGAGTGGGAGAAGAAGGCCGCCTCCGGTGAGCTGACCGAGGTCTTCGCCTGCGGCACGGCCGCGGTGATCACCCCCGTCGGCCACGTCAAGTCCGAGGACGCCGAGTTCACCATCGCCGACGGCCGGCCCGGCACGGTGACGATGGCGCTGCGCGAGAAGCTGACCGGCATCCAGCACGGCACGGTCGAGGACACCCACGGGTGGATGACCAAGCTGGTCTGA
- the cobT gene encoding nicotinate-nucleotide--dimethylbenzimidazole phosphoribosyltransferase produces MNLEHGGNRLSTASETSSIEFPAVPEPDEQVKRQAIARQEQLTKPAGALGRLEEVGVWVAARQGLCPPRPFARPRVVVFAGDHGVAAHGVSAYPSEVTGQMVHNFLDGGAAVNVLAATAGASVRVVDMAVEADTPAVVSARKVRRGSGSIDREDALTPEQVRAAVTAGRAIADEEVDSGADLLIAGDMGIGNTTPAAVLIAALTATEPVAVVGRGTGIDDQAWMRKTAAIRDALRRARKVLDDPVALLRTSAGADIAALSGFLAQAAIRRTPVLLDGVVVGAAAMVAEELAPGARHWWLAGHRSAEPGGTLVLEHLDLAPLLELGMRLGEGSGALTALPLVTAAVRVLGEMATFAEAGVGGPTEAEATGPAGAGEPQA; encoded by the coding sequence ATGAACCTTGAACACGGAGGTAACCGCTTGTCCACCGCGTCCGAGACGTCCTCGATCGAGTTCCCGGCGGTGCCCGAGCCCGACGAGCAGGTCAAGCGGCAGGCGATCGCCCGCCAGGAGCAGCTGACCAAGCCGGCGGGCGCCCTGGGCAGGCTGGAGGAGGTCGGGGTCTGGGTCGCCGCCAGGCAGGGCCTCTGCCCGCCGCGGCCGTTCGCCCGGCCCCGCGTGGTGGTCTTCGCGGGCGACCACGGGGTGGCCGCGCACGGCGTGTCGGCCTACCCCAGCGAGGTCACCGGCCAGATGGTGCACAACTTCCTCGACGGCGGCGCGGCGGTCAACGTGCTGGCGGCGACCGCGGGCGCGAGCGTGCGGGTGGTGGACATGGCCGTCGAGGCCGACACCCCCGCGGTCGTCAGCGCCCGCAAGGTGCGCCGCGGTTCCGGCTCGATCGACCGCGAGGACGCCCTCACCCCCGAGCAGGTGCGCGCGGCGGTCACCGCGGGCCGCGCGATCGCCGACGAGGAGGTCGACTCCGGGGCCGACCTGCTCATCGCGGGCGACATGGGCATCGGCAACACCACCCCCGCGGCGGTGCTGATCGCCGCGCTGACCGCCACCGAGCCGGTCGCCGTGGTCGGCCGCGGCACCGGCATCGACGACCAGGCGTGGATGCGCAAGACCGCGGCGATCCGCGACGCGCTGCGCCGTGCCCGCAAGGTGCTCGACGACCCGGTCGCGCTGCTGCGGACCTCGGCGGGCGCCGACATCGCCGCGCTGAGCGGTTTCCTCGCCCAGGCCGCGATCCGCCGCACGCCGGTGCTGCTCGACGGCGTGGTGGTCGGTGCCGCCGCCATGGTCGCCGAGGAGCTCGCCCCCGGGGCGCGGCACTGGTGGCTGGCCGGGCACCGCTCGGCCGAGCCCGGCGGCACCCTGGTGCTCGAGCACCTCGACCTCGCACCGCTTCTCGAACTGGGCATGCGACTCGGCGAGGGCTCCGGTGCGCTGACGGCGTTGCCGCTGGTCACCGCGGCGGTGCGGGTGCTCGGCGAGATGGCCACCTTCGCCGAGGCCGGCGTGGGCGGCCCGACCGAGGCCGAAGCCACCGGACCGGCCGGGGCCGGCGAACCGCAGGCGTGA
- a CDS encoding ubiquitin-like small modifier protein 1 — translation MRVTVVLPAVLRPSAGGAPRVELDVAARSTLGGVLDALGQRHPALERRLRDESRALRRYVNFYLDGEECRGLEGAETELAEGAEVRVIPSVAGG, via the coding sequence ATGCGAGTCACGGTGGTGCTGCCCGCCGTCCTGCGGCCGAGCGCGGGCGGGGCCCCGCGGGTCGAGCTGGACGTCGCGGCCCGGTCGACGCTCGGGGGAGTGCTCGACGCGCTGGGTCAGCGCCATCCGGCGCTGGAGCGCAGGCTGCGCGACGAGAGCCGGGCGCTGCGGCGCTACGTCAACTTCTACCTGGACGGGGAGGAGTGCCGCGGCCTCGAAGGTGCTGAGACCGAGCTGGCCGAGGGCGCGGAGGTCCGGGTGATCCCGTCCGTGGCGGGCGGGTAG
- the cobS gene encoding adenosylcobinamide-GDP ribazoletransferase, which yields MDGLRLAMSWLSVAPVRAGRVDARACRQAIALAPLVGALVGGIAAAVLWVLGVLGAPPLLAGLLAVAALVLVTRGMHVDGLADTVDGLGCYGPPERALAVMRDGGAGPFAVVALVLVLGVQAVSLGELAAAGDWATVVVACAAGRAGFALCCRTGVPAARPEGMGALVAGSQPVWTVAAWWLLLFVAAGISHWWTGPVAVAAALAALLVFIHHVRRRFGGITGDVLGAASEIGTTTVLAICAIA from the coding sequence GTGGACGGACTTCGCCTGGCGATGTCGTGGCTCAGCGTGGCGCCCGTGCGGGCCGGCCGGGTCGACGCCCGCGCCTGCCGCCAGGCGATCGCCCTGGCGCCGCTGGTCGGGGCGCTGGTCGGCGGGATCGCCGCCGCGGTGCTGTGGGTACTGGGCGTGCTGGGCGCACCGCCCCTGCTGGCCGGGTTGCTGGCGGTCGCGGCCCTGGTGCTGGTGACCAGGGGCATGCACGTCGACGGGCTGGCCGACACCGTCGACGGTCTCGGCTGCTACGGCCCGCCCGAGCGTGCGCTCGCCGTCATGCGCGACGGCGGAGCCGGGCCGTTCGCGGTGGTCGCGCTCGTGCTGGTGCTCGGCGTGCAGGCGGTGTCGCTCGGTGAGCTCGCCGCGGCCGGCGACTGGGCGACCGTCGTGGTCGCCTGCGCCGCCGGCCGCGCGGGCTTCGCGCTGTGCTGCCGCACCGGGGTGCCCGCCGCGCGCCCGGAGGGCATGGGCGCCCTGGTCGCGGGCTCGCAACCAGTCTGGACCGTCGCAGCGTGGTGGCTGCTGTTGTTCGTAGCGGCTGGTATCAGCCACTGGTGGACCGGTCCGGTTGCGGTCGCGGCGGCGCTGGCCGCTCTCCTGGTGTTCATCCACCACGTCCGGCGCAGGTTCGGCGGCATCACCGGCGACGTCCTCGGCGCGGCCTCCGAGATCGGCACGACCACCGTCCTGGCGATCTGCGCGATCGCCTGA
- a CDS encoding aldo/keto reductase family protein produces MEFRRLGHSGLTISEIAYGNWLTHGSQVEEDRAKQCVQAALDAGITTFDTADVYAQTRAESVLGRALSGVRRESLEIFTKVFFPTGEGQNDRGLGRKHIMESCEASLRRLQTDYVDLYQAHRYDHTVPLEETMTAFADLVRQGKALYIGVSEWTAEQITRGAALARELSVPLISNQPQYSMLWRVIEPQVVPACEREGMGQIVWSPIAQGVLTGKYLPGEQPPEGSRATDASGGADFISRWMRDDVLKAVQELKPVAADLGLSMAQLAVAWVLQNPNVSAAIIGASRPEQVTGNAGAAGVKLDDDVLDRIDTVLGDLVTSDPSLTASH; encoded by the coding sequence ATGGAGTTCCGTCGCCTCGGCCACAGCGGCCTGACCATCAGCGAGATCGCCTACGGCAACTGGCTCACCCACGGCTCCCAGGTCGAGGAGGACCGGGCCAAGCAGTGCGTCCAGGCCGCCCTCGACGCGGGGATCACGACCTTCGACACCGCTGACGTCTACGCCCAGACCAGGGCGGAGTCGGTCCTCGGCCGGGCGCTGTCCGGGGTGCGCCGGGAGAGCCTGGAGATCTTCACCAAGGTCTTCTTCCCCACCGGTGAGGGCCAGAACGACCGCGGTCTCGGCCGCAAACACATCATGGAGTCCTGCGAGGCGTCGCTGCGCAGGCTCCAGACCGACTACGTCGACCTCTACCAGGCGCACCGCTACGACCACACCGTGCCGCTGGAAGAGACCATGACCGCCTTCGCCGACCTGGTCCGGCAGGGCAAGGCGCTCTACATCGGCGTCTCGGAGTGGACCGCCGAGCAGATCACCCGCGGCGCGGCGCTGGCGCGCGAGCTGTCGGTGCCGCTGATCTCCAACCAGCCGCAGTACTCGATGCTGTGGCGGGTCATCGAACCGCAGGTCGTCCCGGCCTGCGAGCGCGAGGGCATGGGCCAGATCGTGTGGTCGCCGATCGCGCAGGGCGTGCTGACCGGCAAGTACCTGCCGGGCGAGCAGCCGCCGGAGGGCTCGCGGGCCACCGACGCGTCGGGCGGTGCCGACTTCATCTCGCGCTGGATGCGCGACGACGTCCTCAAGGCGGTGCAGGAGCTCAAGCCGGTCGCCGCCGACCTCGGGCTCTCGATGGCGCAGCTCGCGGTGGCGTGGGTGCTGCAGAACCCGAACGTCTCCGCCGCGATCATCGGCGCCTCCCGCCCCGAGCAGGTCACCGGCAACGCCGGCGCCGCCGGGGTGAAGCTCGACGACGACGTGCTGGACCGCATCGACACCGTCCTCGGCGACCTGGTCACCTCCGACCCGAGCCTGACCGCGTCGCACTGA
- a CDS encoding WD40/YVTN/BNR-like repeat-containing protein has protein sequence MAEQVVLAIGTRKGLWLATSRDGRAGWEVTGPHLPMAEVFAVAVDTRRAPRILVGASSTHFGPSVVISEDLGASWQEPEEAPIAFPEDTGAALERVWQIAPGPADSPEVVYAGTEPSALFRSEDGGRTYELVRGLWDHPHREQWWPGGGGQAVHTVIPHPVDHQRIAVAMSTGGVYRTEDGGKSWNPSNTGVSAKFLPDPYPEFGQCVHKIAQHPAKPERFFLQNHFGVYRSEDGAATWHSIADGLPSDFGFPIVAHPHRPDVVYGFPLSADMRRFPPDGQCRVYRSEDAGQSWTALSEGLPDRFWSAVMRDAMWTDDADPAGIYFGSRSGEVYASPDEGDTWHLVAQHLPDVMSVRAARV, from the coding sequence ATGGCCGAGCAGGTCGTTCTCGCGATCGGCACCAGGAAGGGGCTGTGGCTGGCGACCAGCCGCGACGGCCGTGCCGGCTGGGAGGTCACCGGACCGCACCTGCCGATGGCCGAGGTGTTCGCCGTCGCCGTCGACACCCGCCGCGCGCCGCGCATCCTGGTCGGGGCGTCGAGCACGCACTTCGGGCCGAGCGTCGTGATCAGCGAGGACCTCGGCGCGAGCTGGCAGGAGCCGGAGGAGGCGCCGATCGCGTTCCCGGAGGACACCGGCGCCGCGCTGGAGCGGGTGTGGCAGATCGCGCCCGGCCCCGCCGACAGCCCCGAGGTCGTCTACGCGGGCACCGAGCCGTCCGCGCTGTTCCGGTCCGAGGACGGCGGGCGGACCTACGAGCTGGTCCGCGGACTCTGGGACCACCCGCACCGGGAGCAGTGGTGGCCCGGGGGCGGCGGGCAGGCGGTGCACACGGTGATCCCGCACCCCGTCGACCACCAGCGGATCGCGGTGGCGATGTCGACCGGCGGCGTCTACCGGACCGAGGACGGCGGCAAGAGCTGGAATCCGAGCAACACCGGCGTCTCGGCGAAGTTCCTGCCGGACCCGTACCCGGAGTTCGGGCAGTGCGTCCACAAGATCGCCCAGCACCCCGCCAAACCGGAGCGCTTCTTCCTGCAGAACCACTTCGGCGTCTACCGCAGCGAGGACGGCGCGGCGACGTGGCACTCGATCGCCGACGGCCTGCCCAGCGACTTCGGCTTCCCGATCGTCGCCCACCCGCATCGGCCGGACGTGGTCTACGGCTTCCCGCTGTCGGCCGACATGCGTCGCTTCCCGCCGGACGGGCAGTGCCGCGTCTACCGCAGCGAGGACGCCGGGCAGTCGTGGACGGCCCTGTCGGAGGGTCTGCCGGACCGGTTCTGGTCGGCGGTGATGCGCGACGCGATGTGGACCGACGACGCCGACCCGGCGGGCATCTACTTCGGCTCCCGCTCCGGCGAGGTCTACGCCAGCCCCGACGAGGGAGACACCTGGCACCTGGTCGCCCAGCACCTCCCGGACGTGATGTCGGTGCGGGCCGCCCGTGTTTGA